In Drosophila simulans strain w501 chromosome 3R, Prin_Dsim_3.1, whole genome shotgun sequence, a single window of DNA contains:
- the LOC6730060 gene encoding uncharacterized protein LOC6730060, with product MFSRFSLFAVVLAFGLVSGLSLSVVLKPSKLKLPTNKKILGLQQQTEELAARAPGNSAPCFDYYIPIINGLSDQYQLDYKKCAKDYETASELVLAAWNSTLFGIQASGDRGCNTFFDCSSIVDSVLAFECFANVGAEQSKIMYQVSANATEAAVQIKIHLQTLDSQLKTCINYSERDYVEGTAHYYEELNKCLAGAPVPQETTTNWYYTTA from the exons ATGTTTTCCAGATTCTCCCTGTTCGCCGTGGTTCTCGCTTTTGGCCTGGTTTCTGGCCTCAGCCTTAGCGTCGTGCTAAAGCCTTCCAAGCTGAAGCTGCCGACCAATAAGAAGATCCTTGGTCTTCAGCAGCAGACGGAGGAGCTGGCTGCTCGGGCACCTGGCAATTCGGCACCCTGTTTCGACTACTACATACCCATTATCAACGGACTGTCGGACCAGTACCAGCTGGACTACAAGAAGTGCGCGAAGGACTATGAGACCGCCAGCGAACTGGTCCTCGCCGCCTGGAACAGCACACTCTTCGGCATCCAGGCTTCCGGGGATCGTGGCTGCAACACCTTCTTCGACTGCTCCTCCATCGTGGACTCCGTGCTCGCCTTCGAGTGCTTCGCCAACGTG GGAGCTGAGCAATCCAAAATCATGTACCAAGTCTCGGCGAACGCCACCGAAGCCGCCGTCCAGATCAAGATCCATCTGCAGACCTTGGACAGCCAGTTGAAAACCTGCATTAACTATTCCGAAAGGGATTACGTGGAGGGCACCGCGCACTACTACGAGGAACTCAACAAATGCCTTGCTGGAGCTCCAGTTCCGCAGGAAACCACTACAAATTGGTATTATACCACCGCCTAA
- the LOC6730061 gene encoding uncharacterized protein LOC6730061, with translation MFAKQAKILVFCLSLGLSLAVKLHIPFRPDGHIQELQLQSRELAEVHADHSTQCFSIYKPKLAKIADQFETNFAACISAYDNSTALISERYAEDRQILLRSANIGCSYPNSNCQVWTLEQQSLDTVVSRLECASTNSAESSKTFYAISANATQIAVQIQEEYTILESRKSVCLNDANRSYVEDTSDTYELLNNCLKNGPTTTTCNPLTSPTTTTAGYGETTTTTPTTPTTTAAPLLR, from the coding sequence ATGTTCGCGAAGCAAGCCAAGATCCTGGTCTTCTGCCTTTCCCTGGGCCTTTCGCTGGCGGTGAAGCTGCATATTCCCTTTAGACCAGACGGCCACAtccaggagctgcagctgcagagcAGGGAGCTGGCCGAAGTCCATGCGGATCACTCCACGCAGTGCTTCTCGATCTACAAGCCCAAATTGGCCAAAATTGCAGATCAGTTCGAAACTAACTTTGCGGCTTGCATCTCGGCCTATGACAATTCCACAGCCCTAATCAGCGAGAGGTATGCCGAGGATCGCCAGATCCTCCTCAGATCCGCCAACATCGGCTGCTCGTACCCCAACTCCAATTGCCAGGTCTGGACACTTGAGCAGCAGTCGCTGGACACCGTGGTCTCCCGCCTCGAATGCGCCTCCACCAACTCGGCCGAGAGCTCCAAGACCTTCTATGCCATTTCGGCCAATGCCACGCAGATTGCAGTTCAGATCCAGGAGGAATATACGATCCTAGAGAGCCGGAAGAGTGTTTGCCTCAACGACGCAAATCGCTCCTACGTGGAAGACACCTCCGATACCTACGAGCTTTTGAACAACTGCCTCAAGAACGGACCAACCACCACAACGTGTAATCCACTGACTTCCCCTACAACAACCACAGCTGGCTATGGggagacaacaacaacaactccaACCActccaacaacaactgcagcacctTTGCTACGTTAA
- the LOC6730062 gene encoding uncharacterized protein LOC6730062: MSFKAVPLLLAIGAVFVAAVPTPVETERESSLVKLLLSSPAMRSDLFNVECVDYYSPLLKGHVDKYNEDFTTCKDNYDGAFSLIDSSYRSSRDELSVSVRNTCLSLLTCNGKTSNSDAFDCLASGGPLASKELEKASYKASDNQTSLLAQVSVISDTLSRCQIEAYRTYNTNHGECYADMVACLGDPDWEFPSTSYVL, from the exons ATGTCGTTCAAGGCCGTCCCTCTTTTGCTGGCCATCGGCGCCGTCTTCGTGGCTGCCGTGCCCACTCCCGTCGAGACCGAGAGGGAGTCCTCGCTGGTGAAGCTCCTGCTCAGTTCTCCGGCCATGCGATCGGATCTCTTTAACGTCGAATGCGTGGACTACTACAGCCCACTCCTCAAGGGCCACGTCGACAAGTACAACGAGGACTTCACCACGTGCAAGGACAATTACGACGGGGCCTTCTCCCTGATAGACTCAAGCTACCGCAGTTCCCGCGACGAGCTGTCCGTATCTGTGAGGAACACCTGCCTTTCCCTGCTAACCTGCAATGGCAAGACCTCGAACTCCGATGCCTTCGACTGCCTGGCCTCTGGG GGCCCCTTGGCATCCAAGGAACTGGAGAAAGCTTCCTACAAGGCATCCGACAACCAAACCAGCCTGCTCGCCCAGGTGTCCGTAATCTCGGACACGCTATCCAGATGCCAAATCGAAGCCTACCGAACCTACAACACCAACCACGGCGAGTGCTACGCCGACATGGTCGCCTGTCTGGGTGATCCCGACTGGGAGTTTCCCAGCACGAGCTACGTGCTCTAG
- the LOC6730063 gene encoding protein phosphatase 1B isoform X1: MGGFLDKPKTAKHNDEGEGNKLLFGVSSMQGWRSEMEDAYYARAGLGDALPDWSFFAVFDGHAGCKVSEHCAKHLLESIISTEEFIGGDHVKGIRTGFLRIDEVMRELPEFTRESEKCGGTTAVCAFVGLTQVYIANCGDSRAVLCRQGVPVFATQDHKPILPEEKERIYNAGGSVMIKRVNGTLAVSRALGDYDFKNVKEKGQCEQLVSPEPEIFCQSRQDSDEFLVLACDGIWDVMTNEDVCSFIHSRMRVTSNLVSIANQVVDTCLHKGSRDNMSIIIIAFPGAPKPTEEAIEAEHRLEKQIEKITRDEIESSKVTDYVDLLKCLQNRDDIEGLPPGGGLQSKYHVIERTFKQEFPDRPCEGNGISYFIPF, translated from the exons ATGGGCGGATTCCTGGATAAGCCGAAAACCGCCAAGCACAATGACGAGGGCGAGGGCAACAAGCTGCTCTTCGGGGTCAGCTCGATGCAGGGATGGCGGTCGGAGATGGAGGACGCCTACTATGCTCGTGCCGGGCTGGGGGATGCCCTGCCGGACTGGAGCTTCTTTGCCGTGTTCGACGGACATGCCGGATGCAAGGTGTCGGAGCATTGTGCCAAGCACCTTCTGGAGAGCATTATCAGCACCGAGGAGTTCATTGGAGGCGACCACGTGAAGGGCATTCGCACAGGCTTCCTGCGCATCGACGAGGTTATGCGGGAACTGCCGGAATTCACCCGGGAGTCGGAGAAATGCGGCGGAACTACCGCCGTGTGCGCCTTTGTCGGCCTCACGCAAGTGTACATCGCCAATTGTGGTGATTCGAGGGCAGTCTTGTGCCGCCAGGGTGTTCCGGTGTTCGCCACGCAGGATCACAAACCCATTCTGCCAGAGGAGAAAGAGCGCATCTACAATGCCGGTGGCAGTGTTATGATAAAGCGCGTAAATGGCACCCTGGCCGTGTCGAGAGCCCTTGGGGACTACGACTTTAAGAACGTCAAGGAGAAGGGACAGTGCGAGCAGTTGGTATCGCCAGAACCGGAGATATTCTGTCAGAGCCGCCAGGATAGCGATGAGTTCCTGGTGCTCGCTTGCGATGGAATCTGGGACGTGATGACCAACGAGGACGTGTGCAGCTTCATCCACTCGCGAATGCGGGTGACCAGTAACCTAGTGAGCATCGCCAACCAGGTGGTGGACACCTGCCTGCACAAG GGTAGCCGCGACAACAtgagcatcatcatcattgccTTTCCCGGAGCCCCGAAGCCCACCGAGGAGGCGATAGAGGCTGAACATCGTCTGGAGAAGCAAATCGAGAAGATCACAAGAG ACGAGATAGAGTCTAGCAAGGTAACCGACTACGTGGATCTGCTGAAGTGTCTGCAGAACAGAGACGACATCGAAGGTCTTCCACCCGGAGGAGGTCTGCAGTCCAA ATATCACGTTATCGAGCGCACATTCAAGCAAGAGTTTCCGGATCGACCATGTGAA
- the LOC6730063 gene encoding protein phosphatase 1B isoform X2 — protein sequence MGGFLDKPKTAKHNDEGEGNKLLFGVSSMQGWRSEMEDAYYARAGLGDALPDWSFFAVFDGHAGCKVSEHCAKHLLESIISTEEFIGGDHVKGIRTGFLRIDEVMRELPEFTRESEKCGGTTAVCAFVGLTQVYIANCGDSRAVLCRQGVPVFATQDHKPILPEEKERIYNAGGSVMIKRVNGTLAVSRALGDYDFKNVKEKGQCEQLVSPEPEIFCQSRQDSDEFLVLACDGIWDVMTNEDVCSFIHSRMRVTSNLVSIANQVVDTCLHKGSRDNMSIIIIAFPGAPKPTEEAIEAEHRLEKQIEKITRDEIESSKVTDYVDLLKCLQNRDDIEGLPPGGGLQSKYHVIERTFKQEFPDRPCESPTH from the exons ATGGGCGGATTCCTGGATAAGCCGAAAACCGCCAAGCACAATGACGAGGGCGAGGGCAACAAGCTGCTCTTCGGGGTCAGCTCGATGCAGGGATGGCGGTCGGAGATGGAGGACGCCTACTATGCTCGTGCCGGGCTGGGGGATGCCCTGCCGGACTGGAGCTTCTTTGCCGTGTTCGACGGACATGCCGGATGCAAGGTGTCGGAGCATTGTGCCAAGCACCTTCTGGAGAGCATTATCAGCACCGAGGAGTTCATTGGAGGCGACCACGTGAAGGGCATTCGCACAGGCTTCCTGCGCATCGACGAGGTTATGCGGGAACTGCCGGAATTCACCCGGGAGTCGGAGAAATGCGGCGGAACTACCGCCGTGTGCGCCTTTGTCGGCCTCACGCAAGTGTACATCGCCAATTGTGGTGATTCGAGGGCAGTCTTGTGCCGCCAGGGTGTTCCGGTGTTCGCCACGCAGGATCACAAACCCATTCTGCCAGAGGAGAAAGAGCGCATCTACAATGCCGGTGGCAGTGTTATGATAAAGCGCGTAAATGGCACCCTGGCCGTGTCGAGAGCCCTTGGGGACTACGACTTTAAGAACGTCAAGGAGAAGGGACAGTGCGAGCAGTTGGTATCGCCAGAACCGGAGATATTCTGTCAGAGCCGCCAGGATAGCGATGAGTTCCTGGTGCTCGCTTGCGATGGAATCTGGGACGTGATGACCAACGAGGACGTGTGCAGCTTCATCCACTCGCGAATGCGGGTGACCAGTAACCTAGTGAGCATCGCCAACCAGGTGGTGGACACCTGCCTGCACAAG GGTAGCCGCGACAACAtgagcatcatcatcattgccTTTCCCGGAGCCCCGAAGCCCACCGAGGAGGCGATAGAGGCTGAACATCGTCTGGAGAAGCAAATCGAGAAGATCACAAGAG ACGAGATAGAGTCTAGCAAGGTAACCGACTACGTGGATCTGCTGAAGTGTCTGCAGAACAGAGACGACATCGAAGGTCTTCCACCCGGAGGAGGTCTGCAGTCCAA ATATCACGTTATCGAGCGCACATTCAAGCAAGAGTTTCCGGATCGACCATGTGAA AGTCCAACGCATTAG